A section of the Leptospira terpstrae serovar Hualin str. LT 11-33 = ATCC 700639 genome encodes:
- the hisF gene encoding imidazole glycerol phosphate synthase subunit HisF — MDELTKRVIPCLDIKGGRVVKGVQFVNLIDAGDPVSCAVAYEENKADELCFLDITASSDKRDILLHLVEQVANRLFIPFTVGGGIRTIEDVKAVLNKGADKVSINTSAFQNPKLLKDSSEIYGSQCIVCAIDVKFHPERKRYEVYLNGGRLETGREALDWGREAFEMGAGEILLTSMDKDGTKDGFDITLMKSFTSNLSIPIIASGGAGNPEHMAEVILRGGADAVLAASIFHFGEFSIQETKQTMKEMGIKVRL, encoded by the coding sequence ATGGATGAACTAACCAAAAGAGTGATCCCTTGTTTAGATATCAAAGGGGGAAGGGTAGTCAAAGGAGTACAGTTTGTAAACTTAATTGATGCCGGTGATCCCGTATCTTGTGCGGTTGCCTATGAAGAAAACAAAGCAGATGAACTCTGCTTTTTAGATATCACAGCTTCTTCTGATAAACGAGATATCCTTTTGCATTTAGTAGAACAAGTGGCCAATCGACTCTTCATTCCTTTCACAGTGGGTGGAGGAATTCGCACCATTGAGGACGTAAAGGCAGTATTAAATAAAGGAGCTGATAAAGTTTCAATCAATACCAGTGCTTTCCAAAATCCCAAACTACTCAAAGATTCTAGTGAAATTTACGGTTCCCAGTGCATCGTTTGCGCAATCGATGTCAAATTTCATCCAGAACGAAAACGATACGAAGTTTACTTAAATGGTGGACGATTAGAAACAGGAAGAGAGGCACTTGATTGGGGAAGGGAAGCTTTTGAAATGGGAGCAGGTGAAATCCTTCTCACTTCAATGGACAAAGATGGAACCAAAGATGGATTTGATATAACACTAATGAAATCTTTCACGTCCAATCTTTCCATTCCTATCATTGCTTCTGGTGGTGCAGGTAATCCTGAACATATGGCTGAAGTGATTCTACGCGGTGGTGCTGATGCAGTTCTTGCTGCCTCAATTTTTCACTTTGGAGAATTTTCTATTCAAGAAACTAAACAAACAATGAAAGAGATGGGAATCAAAGTGAGACTATGA
- a CDS encoding acetylxylan esterase, which produces MPQTVSFDECFQTVPKLDPPTDLDSFWKDGIAELKKIPIKATYKTVLKGSFIWESLNDVSFQSIDNHVLHGKLAIPRKRGNRPVVVYFHDYLAIPEEIQKGYSDLGVAQLHITLRGHGEEMIHAPIDPTTGKAPIGWTPNYFAHGLDQKEEFYMRKLYLDVIRTIEFLRLTDGIDGDQIILHGKSIGSALSVFGAAYSDRIKGLILETPSFCYIDKDQISLKGNPWVRELTPFLEKRATKKIDYKKELSYFDALNFAKKIKIPALVSCGMEDVISHPKSTFALFNHMNCDKRMQLYPTEGNEAGKDKQPQANLEFVKEIFAL; this is translated from the coding sequence ATGCCTCAAACCGTTAGTTTTGATGAATGTTTCCAAACCGTACCAAAACTAGATCCTCCTACGGATTTGGATAGTTTTTGGAAGGATGGGATCGCAGAGTTAAAAAAAATTCCAATCAAGGCAACTTATAAAACCGTTTTGAAAGGATCCTTTATTTGGGAATCTCTCAATGATGTGAGTTTTCAAAGCATCGACAATCATGTGTTACATGGAAAATTGGCGATTCCTAGAAAAAGAGGAAACAGGCCAGTGGTTGTTTATTTCCATGACTATTTGGCCATTCCAGAAGAAATTCAAAAAGGATATTCTGATTTAGGAGTCGCCCAACTTCATATCACCTTAAGGGGACATGGGGAAGAAATGATCCATGCACCGATAGATCCTACGACAGGAAAAGCTCCTATCGGTTGGACTCCGAATTATTTTGCACATGGACTTGACCAAAAGGAAGAGTTCTATATGCGTAAACTTTATTTGGATGTGATTCGAACCATTGAGTTTTTACGATTAACCGATGGAATTGATGGAGACCAAATTATTTTACATGGAAAGTCAATTGGTTCAGCACTTTCCGTGTTTGGCGCGGCTTACTCTGATCGGATCAAAGGATTGATTTTAGAAACTCCATCTTTTTGTTATATAGATAAAGATCAAATTTCTTTAAAAGGAAATCCTTGGGTTCGAGAACTGACACCCTTTTTAGAAAAGAGAGCTACTAAGAAAATTGATTATAAAAAAGAATTATCTTATTTTGATGCATTGAACTTTGCAAAAAAAATTAAAATTCCAGCCCTTGTTTCCTGTGGAATGGAAGATGTAATCTCTCATCCTAAATCCACCTTTGCCTTGTTTAATCATATGAATTGTGACAAACGAATGCAGTTATATCCAACCGAAGGAAATGAAGCGGGAAAAGACAAACAACCCCAAGCAAATTTAGAATTTGTAAAAGAAATCTTTGCCCTATGA
- a CDS encoding sodium:solute symporter family protein, with protein MIAFHFLDFLFFIFPFIVIILILHRFRSKQKSTKEYFQAEGSLSWFVAGTAMVATTFAADTPLAVTEIIRGQGIAGNWIWWYMSVGGFVTVFFFSKLWKRSGATTDLELIQLRYSGKEANFLRGFKAVVIGFLLNLVILGWVNLAMLKIIPVFFPLWTSSHILIYLLLFGVFYTSIAGLKGISYIDVFQFFLAWMGCILFAYFAINLPAIGGLEGLKSKLDGSKILFFPNGTSGTLPWDHFIILLTVLWWSSWYPGSEPGGGGYIAQRILATKNEDAALKGSLWFVIAHYFVRPWPWILVALVSLFLYPNLSEVESGKGFLMVLQEGMPNGMLGLMLSAFLAAYLSTLATHLNWGASYLVNDLWKPMIEKGRTDSYYLKVSYGIQILTAISSYFLAVYGMETIKGAWVFLLEASSGIGFILIARWFFWRISAWTEILALILSPILYLLFSVYLKVEFPYSILYTSITASVLLILSTYIVPITDRKVLIQFYETTKPPFFFWKGLFQEEPNRTQTIYHNRLGISLLGTLSGLCFVFGGLYTVQCILWKEGFLFIGIPVFLLGLVGLYLSIKSLQERSNH; from the coding sequence ATGATTGCTTTTCATTTTCTAGATTTTTTATTTTTTATTTTTCCATTTATTGTCATTATCCTCATCCTACATCGCTTTCGTTCCAAACAAAAATCCACAAAAGAATACTTCCAAGCAGAAGGTAGTTTGTCTTGGTTTGTGGCAGGAACCGCTATGGTGGCAACCACGTTCGCTGCGGATACTCCTCTTGCTGTAACAGAGATCATCCGAGGACAAGGAATAGCTGGGAATTGGATTTGGTGGTATATGTCTGTCGGTGGATTTGTTACCGTATTTTTCTTTTCAAAACTTTGGAAAAGATCTGGTGCCACGACCGATTTGGAGTTAATCCAACTACGTTATAGTGGCAAGGAAGCAAATTTTTTAAGAGGATTTAAAGCCGTTGTCATTGGCTTTTTACTGAACCTAGTCATCCTTGGTTGGGTCAATCTAGCAATGTTAAAAATCATTCCTGTTTTTTTTCCACTATGGACCTCATCTCATATTCTCATTTATTTACTGTTATTTGGTGTTTTCTATACATCCATTGCTGGTCTTAAAGGTATATCCTATATTGATGTTTTCCAATTCTTTTTAGCTTGGATGGGTTGTATTCTGTTTGCCTATTTTGCAATCAACTTACCAGCAATTGGTGGTCTCGAAGGTCTCAAATCCAAACTAGATGGCAGTAAAATTTTATTTTTTCCCAATGGAACTTCTGGTACCCTTCCTTGGGATCATTTTATAATTCTTCTAACTGTCCTTTGGTGGTCCAGTTGGTATCCTGGTTCCGAACCTGGGGGAGGTGGATACATTGCCCAACGCATTCTTGCGACCAAAAACGAAGATGCTGCGCTGAAAGGCTCCCTATGGTTTGTCATTGCCCATTATTTTGTTCGTCCATGGCCATGGATTCTTGTGGCACTGGTATCTCTTTTCCTTTATCCAAACCTTTCGGAAGTAGAAAGTGGAAAGGGCTTTCTTATGGTACTACAAGAAGGAATGCCGAACGGAATGTTGGGGCTTATGCTTAGTGCTTTCCTTGCTGCTTACCTTTCTACATTAGCTACACATTTAAACTGGGGAGCCTCTTATTTAGTCAATGACCTTTGGAAACCTATGATTGAAAAGGGAAGGACCGATTCTTACTATTTAAAAGTATCTTATGGAATTCAAATTCTAACAGCTATTAGCTCTTACTTTCTAGCAGTCTATGGGATGGAGACCATCAAAGGGGCATGGGTATTTTTACTTGAGGCATCTTCTGGTATAGGTTTTATCTTAATTGCTCGATGGTTTTTTTGGCGGATCTCGGCTTGGACAGAAATTTTAGCATTGATCCTATCTCCAATTTTGTATTTACTATTTTCGGTTTACCTGAAGGTAGAATTCCCTTATTCCATTCTATACACATCAATCACTGCAAGTGTATTATTGATTTTATCTACATATATAGTACCGATTACGGATCGAAAAGTTTTAATCCAGTTCTATGAGACTACCAAGCCGCCTTTTTTCTTTTGGAAGGGTCTTTTTCAAGAGGAGCCAAACCGAACCCAAACTATTTACCATAATCGATTAGGTATTTCTTTACTAGGAACTCTATCCGGTCTTTGTTTTGTATTTGGTGGTTTGTATACAGTCCAATGTATTCTTTGGAAGGAAGGGTTTTTATTTATAGGAATTCCCGTTTTTCTATTAGGGCTCGTTGGATTGTATTTATCGATCAAGTCCTTACAAGAACGATCCAACCATTAA
- the cysS gene encoding cysteine--tRNA ligase, with the protein MTPIPFVFQNSKSGKKETFLPKDNSNVTIYSCGPTVYNFAHIGNIRSFLFVDVLRRALLLGGYKLNQSMNITDIDDKIINESIKQKVSIEEFTKPWTEAFFKDLESLHVQKLEHYPKATESIEDMVGLVEKLKTNGLVYEKDGNLYFSIQKFSRYGELSKIDVSGMKSGARYDADEYTKDDVRDFVLWKNQKTEQEKCWHTRIGTGRPGWHLECSAMIRKVYGSGVDIHTGGIDLLFPHHENEAAQSMGAYPNEEFVGTWLHCEHLLVDGEKMSKSKGNFYTLRDILEKGYDPNSIRYHLISSHYRSKLNFSLNKLEESKVAMDRIQNTIYRVLEAGQLWDKVPKGVEMGNFTIPELQNLDLDFIYSLADDLNVPKALATVFELVRIVNQYLDTKGNEAEDSFLLESIQLFYKINELFAVFQFKKQIQSLVGISEDWILEQIEKRKTAKQNKDFLSADKIRKELEEKGILLADTKEGITTWKKAQ; encoded by the coding sequence ATGACTCCTATTCCTTTCGTTTTTCAAAATTCTAAGTCTGGGAAAAAAGAAACTTTTTTACCAAAGGATAATTCCAACGTTACGATCTATTCTTGTGGACCCACCGTTTATAATTTTGCACACATTGGGAACATCCGATCATTTTTATTTGTGGATGTCCTTCGCCGTGCTCTATTGTTAGGTGGCTACAAGCTAAACCAATCGATGAATATCACTGATATTGATGATAAAATTATCAATGAATCGATCAAACAAAAAGTGAGTATTGAAGAATTTACGAAACCTTGGACCGAAGCTTTTTTTAAAGATTTGGAATCATTACATGTTCAAAAGTTAGAACATTATCCGAAGGCAACGGAATCGATTGAGGATATGGTAGGTCTTGTGGAAAAACTAAAGACCAATGGCCTCGTGTATGAAAAAGATGGAAATTTATACTTTTCGATTCAAAAATTTAGTCGGTATGGGGAACTTTCGAAAATTGATGTTTCGGGAATGAAATCCGGTGCGAGATATGATGCCGATGAATATACAAAAGATGATGTAAGAGACTTTGTCCTTTGGAAAAATCAAAAGACAGAACAGGAAAAATGTTGGCATACTAGAATTGGAACAGGACGGCCAGGTTGGCATTTAGAATGTTCTGCTATGATTCGAAAAGTATACGGATCTGGAGTGGATATCCATACCGGTGGGATTGACCTTTTATTTCCCCATCATGAAAATGAAGCAGCGCAAAGTATGGGAGCCTATCCCAATGAAGAGTTTGTAGGAACCTGGCTTCATTGTGAACATCTGTTAGTTGATGGGGAAAAGATGTCGAAAAGTAAGGGAAATTTTTATACCTTACGAGATATTTTAGAAAAGGGTTATGATCCGAATTCCATTCGTTATCATTTAATTTCTTCACATTACAGAAGTAAGTTGAATTTTTCTTTAAATAAACTGGAAGAATCAAAAGTTGCAATGGATCGGATTCAAAATACAATTTATCGTGTTTTAGAAGCTGGTCAATTGTGGGACAAGGTTCCGAAAGGTGTTGAAATGGGGAATTTTACAATTCCTGAATTACAGAATTTGGACTTGGATTTTATTTATTCACTTGCGGATGATTTGAATGTTCCGAAAGCTCTTGCAACTGTTTTTGAACTAGTTCGTATTGTGAACCAGTATCTAGACACAAAGGGAAATGAAGCAGAAGATAGTTTTTTGTTAGAGTCCATTCAGCTTTTTTATAAAATCAATGAACTCTTTGCTGTGTTTCAATTTAAAAAACAAATTCAATCTTTAGTTGGAATTTCAGAAGATTGGATTTTGGAACAAATCGAAAAAAGAAAAACCGCCAAACAAAACAAAGATTTCTTAAGCGCCGACAAAATTCGTAAAGAGTTGGAAGAAAAAGGAATCCTTCTCGCTGATACAAAAGAAGGAATAACCACATGGAAAAAAGCCCAGTAG
- a CDS encoding esterase/lipase family protein — MFRVRRKFVSFIFSILIGIVAFQSCIYDFYRKEFVSEDKKNDEALLLSLFGLLPNPNQKLYGFYPGFSRSLSDSQFVTSEFFPKSSKKKIVFIHGWNPAERDSDPITNDEKKIQNIKNTFSNGMVHFQEGRASANAEFDLYLYTYRTSNSILVNGRQFYGTLRSNFTDSDQVYIVAHSMGGLVTRVALASETGSLPFVKLVVTLASPQFGSPFATPSFIGSNPFLNDLGSYLVGTQGGSELGYTNQGSGQTVISGAENLVLDVLNQSYLNFNLNGKFISFAGVMSNCTVGETFYYNTGCNILTNAGFTQSDGIVPRNSARLGNLSYKQIDIADCDHSMMAFQTTNPDNAKSLNLFTQVITEIRNSPY, encoded by the coding sequence ATGTTTCGCGTTAGGCGAAAGTTCGTATCTTTTATTTTCTCTATTTTGATTGGAATTGTTGCATTCCAATCTTGTATTTACGATTTTTATAGAAAAGAATTTGTATCCGAAGACAAAAAAAACGATGAGGCGTTGTTACTTTCGTTATTTGGATTACTTCCAAATCCTAACCAAAAACTATATGGTTTTTATCCCGGTTTTTCTAGAAGCCTATCTGATTCTCAATTTGTTACATCTGAGTTTTTTCCAAAATCATCTAAAAAGAAAATAGTTTTTATTCATGGATGGAACCCAGCAGAGAGAGATTCCGATCCGATCACAAATGATGAGAAAAAAATTCAAAACATAAAAAATACTTTTTCTAATGGAATGGTTCATTTTCAAGAAGGAAGAGCTTCGGCAAATGCTGAGTTTGATCTCTATTTATATACTTACCGCACATCCAATAGTATTTTAGTGAATGGTAGACAATTTTACGGAACACTTCGTTCTAATTTTACCGATTCTGACCAAGTGTATATTGTTGCACATTCTATGGGTGGGCTTGTCACTAGAGTGGCCCTGGCTTCAGAAACAGGATCTCTTCCTTTTGTAAAGTTGGTAGTGACTTTGGCAAGTCCACAATTTGGATCTCCTTTTGCTACTCCTAGTTTTATCGGAAGTAATCCATTTTTAAATGATTTAGGTAGTTATCTTGTTGGAACCCAAGGGGGATCTGAGTTGGGTTATACCAATCAGGGTTCTGGACAAACTGTAATTTCTGGGGCAGAAAACTTAGTTTTAGATGTATTGAATCAATCTTATCTAAACTTTAACTTAAATGGAAAATTTATTAGTTTTGCAGGCGTTATGTCAAATTGTACAGTCGGTGAGACATTTTACTATAACACCGGTTGTAATATTTTAACTAATGCTGGATTTACTCAGTCAGATGGCATTGTTCCTCGCAATAGCGCAAGGCTTGGAAATTTATCATATAAACAAATTGATATAGCGGATTGTGATCATTCCATGATGGCTTTCCAAACTACAAATCCAGACAACGCCAAAAGTTTGAATCTATTTACGCAAGTGATTACGGAAATTCGCAATTCACCTTATTAA
- the folD gene encoding bifunctional methylenetetrahydrofolate dehydrogenase/methenyltetrahydrofolate cyclohydrolase FolD, with product MKSSILLDGKAISEKIRNRIAETLAKAKSEGKGIPTLATILVGNNPASETYVNMKVKACEKVGMGSRYVRLKEETTTEELLAEIRKLNSDSSVNGILLQHPVPHQIDERLCFDEIALEKDVDGVTTISFGKLSMNSEAYYPCTPYGMVLLLQEYGIDVSGKHAVVVGRSPILGKPMAIMLTNLNATVTLCHSKTKNLPELIKQADIVVGAVGKPEFIQADWIKEGAVLLDAGYNVGNVGDIEISKAKDKSSYYTPVPGGVGPMTISVLLLQTMYSFLNQFSPKLDSHASNR from the coding sequence ATGAAATCTAGCATCCTATTAGACGGTAAAGCGATTTCCGAAAAAATTCGAAATCGAATCGCAGAAACATTAGCGAAAGCTAAATCCGAGGGTAAGGGAATTCCTACTCTTGCCACTATCCTTGTCGGTAATAATCCCGCTTCCGAAACCTATGTAAATATGAAGGTAAAGGCATGTGAAAAAGTGGGAATGGGTTCACGTTACGTGCGCCTGAAAGAAGAGACAACCACCGAAGAGTTATTAGCCGAAATTAGAAAATTGAATTCCGACAGTTCCGTAAACGGAATTCTTTTGCAACATCCAGTTCCCCACCAAATTGATGAACGGTTGTGTTTTGATGAAATTGCCTTGGAAAAGGATGTGGATGGTGTCACAACCATCTCCTTTGGGAAGTTATCAATGAATAGCGAAGCATACTATCCGTGCACTCCGTACGGTATGGTTCTCCTTCTTCAGGAATATGGAATCGATGTTTCAGGAAAACATGCAGTAGTAGTTGGAAGGTCTCCTATCCTTGGTAAACCAATGGCAATTATGCTCACAAACCTAAATGCCACTGTGACTCTTTGCCATTCAAAAACCAAAAACCTCCCAGAGCTTATAAAACAAGCCGACATTGTGGTTGGGGCTGTGGGAAAACCTGAATTCATTCAAGCCGATTGGATCAAAGAAGGAGCGGTCCTTTTAGATGCTGGTTATAACGTTGGTAATGTGGGAGATATTGAAATTTCGAAAGCAAAAGACAAATCATCCTACTACACTCCCGTTCCTGGAGGTGTTGGCCCTATGACAATTTCTGTACTTTTACTGCAAACAATGTATAGTTTTTTAAATCAATTTTCTCCTAAGTTGGATTCCCATGCCTCAAACCGTTAG
- the rlmB gene encoding 23S rRNA (guanosine(2251)-2'-O)-methyltransferase RlmB: MEKSPVEILFGKRNFFEFLESLDQVAPERGIKTIREVIIKDSLGNEEKQRIRQYIPNSIKFTTVSTRELDRIASDKNHQGYVIIRTKQKSFLSLGFEQFKQNVKVGEGPILILDRIQDPGNLGNILRTAECMGVKHVLMSDRDTSPITPVVEKVSAGAVHHLQIYRVANLMHGMEYLKKNEYWILATDEEGEENIWETLPEATQMAVIMGNEGEGVKRLLLEEADYVARIPLFGSVTSLNVVVACGITLDRIQNVSR; this comes from the coding sequence ATGGAAAAAAGCCCAGTAGAAATACTTTTTGGGAAACGCAATTTTTTTGAATTTTTAGAGTCTTTGGACCAAGTCGCTCCCGAACGTGGTATCAAAACCATCCGGGAAGTGATTATAAAGGATTCCCTTGGAAATGAAGAAAAACAAAGGATACGTCAGTACATCCCAAACTCTATCAAATTTACAACTGTTTCCACTCGGGAACTAGACCGAATCGCTTCTGATAAAAATCACCAAGGTTATGTGATCATACGCACCAAACAAAAATCGTTTTTGTCACTCGGATTTGAACAGTTCAAACAGAATGTCAAGGTGGGTGAAGGACCAATTTTGATATTAGACCGGATTCAAGATCCAGGAAATCTTGGAAATATACTAAGAACGGCTGAATGTATGGGCGTAAAACACGTATTAATGTCTGATCGTGATACGTCACCAATCACTCCTGTTGTGGAAAAAGTATCTGCAGGAGCGGTACATCATTTGCAAATTTACCGAGTGGCAAACCTGATGCATGGGATGGAATACCTCAAAAAAAATGAATACTGGATTCTAGCAACTGACGAAGAAGGAGAAGAAAACATTTGGGAAACTTTACCAGAGGCAACGCAGATGGCTGTGATTATGGGGAATGAAGGGGAAGGAGTGAAACGTCTACTGTTAGAAGAAGCAGATTATGTGGCTCGGATCCCGCTTTTTGGTTCAGTGACTTCACTTAATGTGGTTGTTGCTTGTGGAATCACGTTGGATCGGATTCAAAATGTTTCGCGTTAG
- the asnS gene encoding asparagine--tRNA ligase, which yields MTPSLDPSQSNSPHPTSTHSFQGWVQGLRGNNHVQFLQLRTDGQIYQVVAEKEFLGEEIFKQVKTLPQETSLIVSGVLQENAKAPGGQELFLHSLSIVGESNQYPITPKEHGPDFLHNHRHLWLRSKRQLAIQRVRSELSFAIREFFRNDGYTLIDTPILTGSIGESAGTLFSTEYFDLGQAYLAQTGQLYLETAAFAHSKVYCFGPTFRAEKSKTRRHLTEFWMLEAETAFLGQEGNLDLQERFVKTVLRTTIERTLDDLKALDRDPAPLLEQLSKPFPRVDYGEAIQILQTAGEEITWGEDINSDREQILTTHFGTAIFIQNFPRAIKAFYMKQNPENANTVLSADLIAPDGIGEIIGGSEREESYEKIVERLKEEGLPPEDYSWYLDLRKYGSVPHAGFGMGLERVIAWICGLSHIRECIPFPRMIYRLSP from the coding sequence ATGACTCCAAGTTTAGATCCATCACAATCCAATTCTCCTCATCCCACTTCTACACATAGTTTTCAAGGTTGGGTCCAAGGCCTCCGAGGAAACAACCATGTCCAGTTCCTGCAACTTCGTACCGATGGACAAATTTACCAAGTCGTAGCAGAAAAAGAATTTTTAGGGGAGGAGATCTTTAAACAGGTCAAAACCTTACCGCAGGAAACTTCCCTAATCGTTTCGGGAGTTTTACAAGAAAATGCAAAGGCGCCAGGTGGACAGGAATTATTTCTCCATTCACTCTCCATCGTAGGGGAATCGAATCAGTATCCCATCACTCCGAAAGAACATGGACCTGATTTTTTGCACAACCATAGACATTTATGGTTACGATCCAAACGCCAACTCGCCATCCAGAGAGTTCGCTCCGAATTGTCCTTTGCCATCCGTGAATTCTTTCGAAATGATGGATACACCCTTATCGATACTCCCATTCTGACAGGCTCAATCGGGGAATCAGCAGGCACCTTATTTTCCACAGAATACTTTGACTTAGGGCAAGCCTATCTAGCCCAAACGGGACAACTGTATTTGGAAACAGCTGCCTTCGCTCATTCCAAGGTCTATTGTTTTGGTCCTACATTTCGTGCGGAAAAAAGTAAAACGAGAAGGCACTTAACCGAATTTTGGATGTTGGAAGCAGAAACCGCCTTTCTTGGCCAAGAAGGAAATTTAGACTTACAAGAACGATTTGTAAAGACAGTCCTTCGCACCACCATCGAACGTACCCTAGATGACCTAAAGGCTTTGGACAGGGATCCAGCACCACTATTAGAACAACTATCTAAACCTTTCCCACGAGTCGATTACGGAGAAGCGATTCAAATCCTACAAACTGCAGGAGAAGAAATCACTTGGGGAGAAGACATCAATTCCGACAGAGAACAAATCCTCACCACACATTTTGGAACAGCCATTTTCATTCAAAATTTTCCTAGGGCCATCAAAGCCTTCTATATGAAACAAAATCCAGAGAATGCCAATACCGTTCTTTCAGCAGACCTAATTGCTCCGGATGGAATTGGGGAAATTATTGGCGGCTCGGAAAGGGAAGAATCCTATGAAAAAATTGTCGAACGATTGAAAGAAGAAGGCCTTCCTCCAGAGGACTATTCTTGGTATTTGGACCTTCGTAAATATGGTTCGGTTCCGCATGCTGGGTTTGGTATGGGTCTCGAACGAGTGATTGCTTGGATTTGTGGTTTGTCCCATATTCGGGAGTGCATTCCTTTTCCTCGGATGATTTACAGGCTCAGTCCTTAA